From Bradyrhizobium sp. sBnM-33:
CGATGCCGAGGCCGTGGTGTGGCGGATCGTCGAGGCGCAACTGGCGACACGGCGCTTTATCGAGGGCGATCAATTCACGATCGCCGACATCGCGCTCGGCGCCTTTGCGCGGCGCTGGTTCGGCGTCGAAGGCGTGACAAAACCGAAACTGCCGAACCTCGAACGCTGGTTTTCGCAGCTCGCCGCCCGGCCCGGCTTTGTGCGGTTCATCGCGCCGCCGATGACGTAAGCGCGAATCTACTCAACGCGAGCCGCCGGACACCCCCACTCCAACGCTCACCGCGCCGCCGATTTTCATGCAGGTGTTGGTGCCTTCGATTCTGACGAAGCCCGCGCCGTATTCCGCGCATGCATTGGCCGAACTTGGGCGCTTCAGCGGAAGCGACTTGCCCGACGCGGGGGCTTTGTCGAGCCTCTGAGGACGGGGTTGTTCCGCAACCGCGGCAACCGAAGACAGCGCCACGGCGATCACTATCAGGAGGAATTTTCGCATCCCGCCTTTTATCGCTCCTTGCGGATCAGTGCCAGATTAGCGGATGAACTTGATGCCGACCGATTTGCCGCGGCGCCACACCACTTCGCAGCGGCGCCCGGTCCTGGCGTCGCGCGAAAACGCCAAACGCAATTTCGCCGGCAGCGTGTTGGGATCGTCGATCGTGACCTTCGCCCCCGTCGTGGACAGATCCTGCACCACGCATTGGCGGGCGGCAAAACCGCCTTCGAGCGTGATCCACCCCGGCTGACTCAATGATTTGCGCGCGTCGCGCTTCTTGCTTGATAGCAAAGCCATGTCGAAAAGCCCCCCAAGACAGCCCTACACCATGCGGCTTTAGAATCCGTTGCTCGGCGCGGCGTGTCTCGTCGTGCGGTCGGGACGCTGATGGAAGCGCGAAACGGCCGCAGAACGCCTTTCCGGGCGGCTTGCCCACCCGCTCAAACGCCACTATACGTTCGCCCGTCGCCGCCCCCATCAAACATGGAAAGCCGGCGGCCAACATGGCCCATCAAGCATTAACACCTTGATTTTCCTGTTGTTCTTGCTCCCTTCGTCTATCGGTTAGGACGCCACCCTTTCACGGTGGAGAGAGCGGTTCGATTCCGCTAGGGAGCGCCATCACGTTGCCACCAAATTCAAGGCCCAAGCCGACCACGTTCGAGGCTTAAGGCAACCATTTTCGCAGCCCAGGTTCCAATCGTCCGCAGGTTCCGGCAAACGGACTGTGGCGCGTAAGTAAAAAGGGACAGGGAAATGGATACGGCTGCCATTGCAATCACAACTTGTGTCGCGCTTTACCTCGCGCTGCGCTTTACGTTGCGATGCTACTTTCCGCCGGATACCTGACGGAGTTCGTCAGGAGTTTCTGGGATCATCCTCTGCGGGAAAACTCGAAATGCGGCGTCGTCCGCGGGATCGAGTTGCCGAAGACCGAAATAGACATTCTTGATCAATGCGTGAGGTTACTTCTGGTTGATTTCGTTCGCGTAGGGGAACGCCAAGGCCATTCGCGTTGCCCTGCCCCGCAAAGCCCCTTCGCGCGTGGCTTGCCTTCTCCCGAGTGAATGCAGGCGTTCACTCGGGGGAGCCGGTACGCAATATCGCAAACAGCTGTATGGCGGGGAGCCCCACTGCGAGGTAGCCCCATCGCATTCAGATCAGCAAAATTGTGTATCTATTCTGGTAGCGGCATTTAATTACACGACACCATCGCGCCAAATTAAATGGACGCAACCGATTCCAGCGGGCACCGATACATCCACACTGAGCGGTCAAATGCGGCTGCCAGATCGCCTCGGCACAACTTGCGATCGGTTTAAATTAATTTGTCGATCGGTAAAATAGTAAAGCAAATTTACTTTACTAGCTATTAATAAATGGTAGGTTCGGGAAGATCTGGCACATTGGGGCCAGCGAAGAATAAGATCTATTGCGTATTTTCAGTTTGTCGCAGGGGTATCACACCATGATTAATTCACGCGGAATATTGGCGGCCGCATTCGTATCGATTGCCGCTGTTTCATCAAGCCCGGCGCATGCTACGTTCGTCCTCCAGGACCCGGCCATCACCGCACCTCTTTTGAACTTTGACGCCGGGTGCAGCAATTGCAACACGACCACCGGGCACGTTGCTGGATATCCGTCGATCCTCGTCACCGCGACATCGATTGGCAATACTGATTTTTCAAACGGTGTGGCTACCGTCTCGACAGTGAACGGGCGCAACCCGCCGCTGTTTACTACGCTTACGTTCACATTTAGCGACGTATCGGTATTCAACGCCTTTTCTTTCCAGGCCCAGTTCGACAAAAAACAGACGGGCGACACCACTGACATTACGTTGACATGGTACGACCAAAATAACGTCAGTGGTATTATACCGTTCTTGAACGTGGACACAAATGGCCTAACACCTTCACTCGGAATTCATTCTCTCGATGGTCAGACGCTTTCAAAGATCGTCATTTTTGACCCCGAAGGCTTCAGCCAGTTGAAGCAGTTCGCTTTTGCAGGAAACGTGGCGCCGGTGCCGGAACCATCCACCTGGGCAATGATGATCCTAGGCTTCGCTGGAGTCGGGTACATGACCTATCGGCGGAGGCGCCAAGCGACCGCTCTGGCTTAAATCCGCGATCAGTTTCTTGTTGAAACGCCGCCCTAGGGCGGCGTTTCCTTTTAAAGCGCCTGGTTTAATCGGGGATCAGCTTTCATGCTCCTTGGGGAGCGACATGAGAGACAGCAAACTAAAGCAAATGTCGCTCGACGACCTCTGGGACCTGCACGAAAGGCTCGGCGCAATCCTGAGCGACAAGATCGAGCACGAGAAGACGAAACTCGAACAGCACTCGATCAGTTGGCTCGCAAGGTTACGGAATTAATCGCCCGCAAGCCCGGAGCGCCGACCATACCCGAAGGCGGAGCCAAAATTTCGAAACCCCGACAATTCCTTAGAGACGTGGTCGGGCCGAGGTAAAACGCCGCGCTGGCTCTCCAAACTGATTGCGGCTGGAAGAACCCTTGATGAGTTCAGGATCCACAGGGCGGGACGCTGGATAGTCTGCGCATCGAGGCGTTCGCCCCCAGCATGTAGGGCTATCGCATATGGAATTCCGCAAGTCTCTTCCGCGGCTTGGGAAGGGCCTACCGGCCGCAGAACCGCAGCCCGCTCCGGAATCGGAAGGAGAACAAAACGGAATCGGCGTGCAAATGGCGAACCCGCACATTCGATGCGTACCCCGACCAAGTATCGCTACCGCGCGGTTTTTTTCATATGCGATTGCCCTACCCAAACATGGGGAGCGCACCCGTGTGGCTTCGGCTTGCTGATGCGCTTTGGCCTACTCGCCTTGGAGCAACCGTTGGGAACACTGTATGGATCGAGATCCCTGCGCGAAAGAACTCGCTAAACTGAAAGAGGGGCTCGCGAAAAGCATCAGTTCGACGCTTCCGAAGCCCGCGTCGGATACCCATCGACCGCAACCAAAGTTCATTGTCTGGCTCTCCGCATGACCGAAAGTCATTCCGTGATCGGCATGCGGCGAGGCCACCTCTCCTAACTTCGCCGACGAGACCTTCGATCAATCTCTGACGCAAGGCGTCTTCGGTTCGCTCAGCCGCACGGTCGAGTTTCTCTGGCGCGCCGCCAGCCGGGATTGCTCGCGCAACACGTTCCACTCCGCACCAAGAGAACGACTTCCCTTCGATGAGATTGAACGATTAAGGTTGTCTCACAAGAGCCTCAATCGACGACACACGTTTTGCGGAAAGAATGCGCGGTTGCACGTGCAAGGAGAAGGCCAGAATCACCGCTGGCGCGGTGACGGCACTCATCATCGTGGCGTGGCTTGCCGTTGTGGCATTGGCGCTGCTGTCCGCGTGATGGATAAACGTGGCTGGCGACGCGGCAGGAACTTTGTTCTACTCCGAGAACGGTAACAGGAACTTTGTTCTACTCCGGAGAACTACGGAAAGCATGGCTGACATTTCCTCGCGCGTCGATGGCGACCGTGTCCTCGCCGATCTCAATGCGCTGCGCGCCATCGGCGCCTACAAGACCGGCGTTCACAAGCCGACCTTTTCTGAACCGCATCTGCGCTCGCTGGCGTGGCTGGTGCAGCGGCTTCCCCAGGCCGGCCTCGCGGGCGAGATCGACGGCATCGGCAATGTCCTCGGCATCAGCGCGAAGCCCGGGCCAAAACTGCTGGCGGGGTCGCATCTGGAAAGCCAGAACCATGCGGGCTGGCTTGATGGACCGCTCGGCGTGGTCTATGCGCTCGAAGCCGCCCGCCTCATCAATCCCGATCCGAATATAAACGGTGCCGTCGAAGTCGCTTCATGGTGCGACGAGGAAGGCCATTTCGGACACTTCCTTGGCAGCCGGTCCTATGTCGGTGGCGTCACCGAAGCCGATATCGATGCCGCGCGCGACCGCAACAATGACAGGAGCATGCGTGAGGCGTTAGGTGATGCAGGCCTGGCCGGCCGCGCCCGCGCGCAGTGCGAACAAGGGCGGCATATCGGTTATCTCGAAGCCCATATCGAACAGGGCGAGACACTCGAAAGCAGCGGTCTCAAGATCGGCATCGTCACGTCCATCGTCGGAATCTGGCAATACCGCATCACCTTCACGGGTGAACAAAATCACGCCGGCACCACGCGGATGGCCATTCGCAGGGACGCGGGCCTCGCACTCGCCAGGTTTTGCGTCGCTATCGACGATCGTTTTCCCGCCGCCAGCGGCCCGCGTACGGTGTGGACCACCGGCCGCATCACGCTCGACCCCGGCGCGCCCAGCATCATCCCGGGAGCGGCGGAAATGCTGTTCCAGATTCGCGACGACGATCCTGCCGTGATTGCGCGGCTGGAGGAGCTGCTCAACAGCATGGCCGCGGAGGTCAACGCCCAGAGCCGCTGCACTGTTGCGGTGGAGCGCATCCGCACCGGGACCCCCGCGCGGATGGATGCCTCGTTCCAGCAGGCCATCGAGGCTGCCAGCACAGCTTTTGCCGACGGCAAATCACTCCGCATGCCGAGCGGCGCCGGCCATGACGCCCAGATTCTCTCAACCATCATGCCGGCCGGCATGCTGTTCGTGCCCTCGATCGGCGGCATCTCCCATCACTGGACCGAGAACACCGCCGACGCCGACATCGTCACTGGCGCAGAGGTCTTTGTTGACGCCTGCCGGCGGCTGTTGGCGCAATGAGGCGACGCGAGAAGCGACATGGTTGCTGAAACCAGGCCGGCCTATTCGATCAGGGACATTCCGGCCAGCGTATGGGTACTGGGCTTCGTCTCAATGCTGATGGACATCTCGTCGGAGATGATCCACGCCCTGCTGCCGATCTACCTGGTCTCCGTGCTCGGCGCATCGATGGTGACGGTCGGCGTCATCGAAGGCATCGCCGAGGCGACCGCCTCCATCACAAAGATATTTTCCGGCGCGCTCTCGGACTGGCTCGGAAAACGCAAATGGTTAGCAGCCATCGGTTACGGTCTCGCGGCCTTCACCAAGCCGGTATTTCCGCTTGCGCCAACCGTCGGCTGGCTGGTGGCCGCGCGTTTCGTCGACCGGATCGGCAAGGGCATTCGCGGCGCCCCGCGTGATGCGCTGGTGGCCGATCTCTCGCCGGCCGATCTGCGCGGCGCGAGCTTCGGGCTGCGCCAATCGCTCGATACGATCGGCGCTTTCGTCGGTCCCCTGCTCGCCATCGCCCTGATGTGGTGGACATCGGACAACTTCACGGCGGTGTTCTGGGTTGCCGTAATTCCTGCCTTCCTGGCGCTGGCCCTGATCGTTCTCGCCGTGCGTGAGCCGGACCGGCCGCACGCGCTGCGCACCGTTCGTAATCCGATCAGCATGGCCGAGATCAAAAACCTCGGAACAGCCTATTGGTGGGTGGTAGCGGTCGCGGGCGTGTTCACGCTGGCGCGCTTCAGCGAGGCCTTCCTCGTTCTGCGTGCCCAGAATGTCGGAGTGCCGATCGCGCTCGTGCCAGCCGTGCTGGTGGCCATGAATATCGTCTATGCCCTCGCGGCCTACCCTGCTGGTGTCATCTCGGATCGCATGGGCCGCACGGCCGTGCTGGCGAGCGGCATACTGGTGCTGGTTGTGGCCGACATCGCATTGGCGTTGCTGCCGTCGGTGGGCGGTGTTGCGCTTGGTGTCATTCTCTGGGGCCTGCACATGGGACTGACGCAGGGACTGCTGGCCGCGCTTGTTGCGGATACCGCGCCGGCCGAGTTGCGTGGCACGGCTTACGGATTCTTCAACCTGCTCGGCGGCGTAGCGATGCTCGCGGCCAGCGTCATTGCCGGCGCACTCTGGGACATCGCAGGGCCGCAGGGCACGTTCCTGGCAGGCGCCGGCTTCGCGCTGGTCGCGCTGGCGGGATTGCTGGTGGTACAGGGCAAGATCGGCCAACGGACAGCGGCCTGAGCGGCGCCGGATTCGGCCGGGTTCCTTGGTGACAAGGAGTCGCGTCTGACTTTCTTGCAAACGGCTAGGTTTGCGGCCATTTACGCTCGCACGAGGTAAAGTTCCCCAGATGTTGCTGCTGCAGGCTCTCCCTACATCGATCGGCGTTGCCGCGATCGCGCCGGCGTTGCTGGTGCTCTGGCTCGTCATTGCCGCGGACGAGCGCCCCGGCCCACCCGCGCGGGTGTGGCTCGCTTTCGTACTCGGAGCCGCCAGCATTTCTCTGTTGGGCATTGCGCGCGCCCCGTTTGCTGCGATCCTCGCGGTGCCGGGAAATCCCTGGATGACGCAAGGTCTGCGTTCGATCTTCGGGGTCGCCGCGCCCGAAGAGATCGTGAAAGTCCTCGTGATCATTCTAGTGTCATTGCCGGTGCGCCGCCGTGCGTTTGCCGACCCAATGGACACGGTGGTCTACGGTGCGGCCGCAGGCCTCGGCTTCGCGGCCTACGAAAACCTCGCTTATCTCGTGCAACACGCCGACATGTGGCGGTCGCTGGCCGCCTTGCGCAGCGTGTTGACGGTACCGTTTCACGGCGCGCTCGGCATCATCGCAGGCGCCTATATCGCGATCGCCCGCGCCGGCACGGCGCTGGGCGCACATCGCCATCATCGCGACT
This genomic window contains:
- a CDS encoding MFS transporter; this encodes MVAETRPAYSIRDIPASVWVLGFVSMLMDISSEMIHALLPIYLVSVLGASMVTVGVIEGIAEATASITKIFSGALSDWLGKRKWLAAIGYGLAAFTKPVFPLAPTVGWLVAARFVDRIGKGIRGAPRDALVADLSPADLRGASFGLRQSLDTIGAFVGPLLAIALMWWTSDNFTAVFWVAVIPAFLALALIVLAVREPDRPHALRTVRNPISMAEIKNLGTAYWWVVAVAGVFTLARFSEAFLVLRAQNVGVPIALVPAVLVAMNIVYALAAYPAGVISDRMGRTAVLASGILVLVVADIALALLPSVGGVALGVILWGLHMGLTQGLLAALVADTAPAELRGTAYGFFNLLGGVAMLAASVIAGALWDIAGPQGTFLAGAGFALVALAGLLVVQGKIGQRTAA
- a CDS encoding PrsW family glutamic-type intramembrane protease; its protein translation is MLLLQALPTSIGVAAIAPALLVLWLVIAADERPGPPARVWLAFVLGAASISLLGIARAPFAAILAVPGNPWMTQGLRSIFGVAAPEEIVKVLVIILVSLPVRRRAFADPMDTVVYGAAAGLGFAAYENLAYLVQHADMWRSLAALRSVLTVPFHGALGIIAGAYIAIARAGTALGAHRHHRDWARISSWALALFAPVALHAAFDFPLLTLQKHPDLGPNVRMLLGAASLLIGFSSIGFAIRLVRRVGRHHAPRTEIARERLSQLRRMWALLLVGSGAGFAGAAFVLTSLHHWFVNPQRNASLLLVPLGMTSILIGLALLLATSAVYVFGRNRIRTSSDGFSSAPEPS
- a CDS encoding porin is translated as MRKFLLIVIAVALSSVAAVAEQPRPQRLDKAPASGKSLPLKRPSSANACAEYGAGFVRIEGTNTCMKIGGAVSVGVGVSGGSR
- a CDS encoding Zn-dependent hydrolase, with protein sequence MADISSRVDGDRVLADLNALRAIGAYKTGVHKPTFSEPHLRSLAWLVQRLPQAGLAGEIDGIGNVLGISAKPGPKLLAGSHLESQNHAGWLDGPLGVVYALEAARLINPDPNINGAVEVASWCDEEGHFGHFLGSRSYVGGVTEADIDAARDRNNDRSMREALGDAGLAGRARAQCEQGRHIGYLEAHIEQGETLESSGLKIGIVTSIVGIWQYRITFTGEQNHAGTTRMAIRRDAGLALARFCVAIDDRFPAASGPRTVWTTGRITLDPGAPSIIPGAAEMLFQIRDDDPAVIARLEELLNSMAAEVNAQSRCTVAVERIRTGTPARMDASFQQAIEAASTAFADGKSLRMPSGAGHDAQILSTIMPAGMLFVPSIGGISHHWTENTADADIVTGAEVFVDACRRLLAQ
- a CDS encoding PEPxxWA-CTERM sorting domain-containing protein is translated as MINSRGILAAAFVSIAAVSSSPAHATFVLQDPAITAPLLNFDAGCSNCNTTTGHVAGYPSILVTATSIGNTDFSNGVATVSTVNGRNPPLFTTLTFTFSDVSVFNAFSFQAQFDKKQTGDTTDITLTWYDQNNVSGIIPFLNVDTNGLTPSLGIHSLDGQTLSKIVIFDPEGFSQLKQFAFAGNVAPVPEPSTWAMMILGFAGVGYMTYRRRRQATALA
- a CDS encoding PilZ domain-containing protein, which codes for MALLSSKKRDARKSLSQPGWITLEGGFAARQCVVQDLSTTGAKVTIDDPNTLPAKLRLAFSRDARTGRRCEVVWRRGKSVGIKFIR